The Echinicola jeungdonensis genome segment CTAACTTTTTATCAGCCACCCCTGCACCGATACCTTTATTGATCACAATTTTAACCAACTTAGGCACCTGCATTACTGAAGCATATTCGAACTTGGTCTTCAGTTCAGGAGCAATGTCATTTAAATATTTATCTTTTACTCTAGGATTAGCCATTGATCACCTCCCCGGTTTTCTTAGAATATCTAACTAATTTACCATTTTCACCTTTTTTTCTTCCAGTACGGGTAGCCTCCCCTGATTTAGGGTCAACCAACATCAGGTTACTAATGTGAATGGCAGCTTCTTTCTTTTCGATTCCACCTTGAGGATTGGTCGCTGTGGGCTTCACATGTTTTGTCACCATGTTAAGACCTTCCACAATTGCCCTTCTTTTTTCCAGGTTTAGCGAAAGTACTTTACCAGTTTTACCTTTATCATCTCCGGCCAATACCTTTACGGTATCTCCACCTTTGATGTGCAATTTTGGTTGCTTGTTATTTTTTCTTTCCATGATTACAATACTTCAGGTGCCAAAGATACAATCCTCATAAATGCCTTCTCTCTCAATTCTCTGGCTACCGGGCCAAAGATACGAGTACCTCTTGGCTCGTCATTATTATTCAAAAGAACTGCAGCGTTGTCTTCAAAACGGATATAAGATCCGTCTTTTCTTCTGACTTCTTTTTTCGTTCTAACAATTACCGCTTTTGAAACGGTACCTTTTTTCATATTGCTGGAAGAAAGAGCTGTTTTTACAGTTACAACAACCTTATCACCGATGGAAGCATATCGCTTCTTGGTTCCTCCCAGTACCCGGATCACAAGCACTTCTCTTGCACCTGAGTTATCCGCTACACTTAATCTGGACTCTTGCTGTATCATGATTATTTAGCTCTTTCTAATATTTCAACTAATCTCCAACGCTTATTTTTACTCAGCGGACGAGTTTCACTAATTTTAACGAGGTCTCCTTGTCCACACTCGTTTTTCTCGTCATGAACCACAAATTTAGTCGTCTTAGCAACAAATTTACCGTAGATTTCATGTTTTACCCTTCTTTCTACAGCTACAGTGATGGACTTATCCATCTTGTTGCTGACTACTT includes the following:
- the rplX gene encoding 50S ribosomal protein L24 produces the protein MERKNNKQPKLHIKGGDTVKVLAGDDKGKTGKVLSLNLEKRRAIVEGLNMVTKHVKPTATNPQGGIEKKEAAIHISNLMLVDPKSGEATRTGRKKGENGKLVRYSKKTGEVING
- the rpsQ gene encoding 30S ribosomal protein S17, translated to MATERNLRKERIGKVVSNKMDKSITVAVERRVKHEIYGKFVAKTTKFVVHDEKNECGQGDLVKISETRPLSKNKRWRLVEILERAK
- the rplN gene encoding 50S ribosomal protein L14 yields the protein MIQQESRLSVADNSGAREVLVIRVLGGTKKRYASIGDKVVVTVKTALSSSNMKKGTVSKAVIVRTKKEVRRKDGSYIRFEDNAAVLLNNNDEPRGTRIFGPVARELREKAFMRIVSLAPEVL